Proteins from a genomic interval of Oncorhynchus mykiss isolate Arlee chromosome 21, USDA_OmykA_1.1, whole genome shotgun sequence:
- the LOC118942872 gene encoding ninjurin-2-like: protein MMSTTRGRAERQGGNTSLNMNHYATKKTVAGSMLDVALLMANAAQLKAVLEQGPDFRYYVTVLVLIGSSLLFQVLAGVLFVAMARKDLNNVANQRKLDIMNNVATGLVFITAIINIFITAFGVQKTGLYPKT from the exons ggtggtAACACCAGTCTGAATATGAACCACTATGCCACTAAGAAGACGGTGGCAGGGAGCATGTTAGACGTGGCCCTGCTGATGGCCAACGCTGCCCAGCTGAAGGCCGTCCTGGAGCAGGGGCCAGACTTCAG GTACTACGTCACTGTCCTGGTCCTCATCGGGTCGTCGCTGCTCTTCCAGGTGCTGGCTGGGGTGCTGTTTGTCGCCATGG CACGTAAGGACCTGAACAACGTGGCCAACCAGAGGAAGCTGGACATCATGAACAACGTGGCCACCGGCCTCGTCTTCATCACCGCCATCATCAACATCTTCATCACCGCATTTGGAGTGCAGAAGACTGGCCTGTACCCCAAAACCTAG